A region from the Brachyspira hampsonii genome encodes:
- a CDS encoding rod shape-determining protein, producing the protein MFNWLYNMFSSDMGIDLGTANTLVYVKGEGIVLAEPSVVAIEKSTGNVIAVGNEAKQMLGKVPNSIAAIRPMRDGVIADFETVEKMIRYFINKVHNKRTLVKPRIAIGIPTGITEVERRAVRESCEQAGARTIFLIEQARAAAIGADMPINEPHGNMIIEIGGGTTEVAVLSLGSMVRSASIRVGGDELDDAIIKYMQRTHNLYIGEKTAEEIKINIGHAYKGDISKTMDIRGRDSVSGLPKTLTINSAEIKDAIADILIEILEAVKSVLNQTPPEISADIVERGIVMSGGTSLLPGFTDLISMETGVPVILAESPLTCVAIGCGKFIEETKNLKNYRRYS; encoded by the coding sequence ATGTTTAACTGGTTATATAATATGTTCTCAAGTGATATGGGAATAGATTTAGGTACTGCTAACACTTTAGTATATGTAAAGGGAGAAGGTATTGTTTTGGCTGAGCCTTCAGTTGTGGCTATAGAAAAGAGTACAGGAAATGTAATAGCGGTTGGAAACGAGGCTAAGCAAATGTTAGGAAAAGTACCTAATTCAATAGCGGCAATAAGACCTATGAGAGACGGAGTTATTGCTGATTTTGAAACTGTTGAAAAGATGATAAGATACTTTATTAATAAAGTGCATAATAAAAGGACTTTAGTAAAACCTAGAATAGCTATTGGTATACCTACAGGAATTACTGAAGTAGAAAGAAGAGCTGTTAGAGAAAGCTGCGAACAGGCAGGTGCTAGAACTATATTCTTAATAGAACAGGCAAGAGCTGCTGCTATAGGAGCTGATATGCCTATAAATGAGCCTCATGGAAATATGATTATAGAGATAGGCGGGGGTACTACTGAAGTTGCTGTACTTTCACTTGGAAGTATGGTAAGAAGTGCTTCTATAAGGGTTGGAGGCGATGAACTTGATGATGCTATTATTAAATACATGCAAAGAACTCATAACCTCTATATAGGTGAAAAAACTGCTGAAGAGATAAAAATCAATATAGGGCATGCTTATAAAGGCGACATATCAAAAACTATGGACATAAGAGGAAGAGATTCTGTATCAGGACTTCCTAAAACTCTTACAATAAATAGTGCTGAAATTAAAGATGCTATAGCTGACATATTAATAGAAATTTTAGAAGCTGTAAAATCTGTACTTAATCAGACACCGCCTGAGATTTCTGCTGATATCGTAGAGAGAGGCATTGTCATGAGCGGAGGTACTTCCCTACTCCCGGGATTCACTGATTTAATATCTATGGAAACAGGGGTGCCTGTAATTCTTGCTGAAAGTCCGCTTACATGCGTTGCTATAGGATGCGGAAAGTTTATCGAAGAAACTAAAAATTTAAAGAATTATAGACGATACTCTTAA
- a CDS encoding tetratricopeptide repeat protein translates to MPYLYNVEKKISIHIVVITLITAVTVIAAAYLFTSNYIEKKRLKSIYNYMESEDYNNASFLFNDLYSKRPLNKNILITGIDLYYDILIRSDKKEIITSASENIIRYANQLLLSFKFIKNKNIIHQRLAYSYQRLGHAYYIDSYNSYIEAINEGDNRTSTAIELSKICYEIGLFKDAVKYLEDAIDRELEENSDKFMNMELYYELANAYEGDKDYTKAIQILSSMDGKFNNNTMLESKTYFKLGNLYYRQGLYKESEFFYKKALEIDEKNPDLYYSIGKLYLETKKRNEAVKMFREALKIDNSYKPARDTLRRL, encoded by the coding sequence ATGCCTTACCTATATAATGTTGAAAAAAAGATTAGCATACATATTGTTGTAATAACCTTAATTACTGCTGTAACTGTAATAGCGGCTGCATATTTATTTACTTCCAACTATATAGAAAAAAAAAGATTGAAATCTATATATAACTATATGGAATCAGAAGATTATAACAATGCTTCATTTTTATTTAATGACCTATACAGTAAAAGACCTTTAAATAAAAATATACTGATAACAGGAATAGATTTATATTATGATATTCTTATAAGGTCTGATAAAAAAGAAATAATTACAAGTGCAAGTGAAAATATTATCAGATATGCTAATCAATTATTACTATCTTTCAAATTCATAAAAAATAAAAATATCATACATCAAAGATTGGCATACAGCTATCAAAGACTAGGACATGCTTATTATATTGATTCATACAATTCATATATAGAAGCAATAAATGAAGGCGATAACCGAACTTCAACGGCAATAGAATTATCTAAAATTTGTTATGAGATAGGGTTATTTAAAGATGCTGTAAAATATTTAGAAGATGCTATTGATAGAGAATTAGAAGAAAATAGCGATAAATTTATGAATATGGAATTATATTATGAACTTGCCAATGCTTATGAGGGTGATAAAGATTATACCAAAGCTATACAAATATTATCATCTATGGACGGTAAATTTAATAATAATACTATGCTTGAATCCAAAACCTATTTTAAATTAGGGAATTTATATTACAGGCAAGGATTATATAAAGAAAGCGAATTTTTTTACAAAAAGGCATTAGAGATAGATGAAAAAAATCCTGATTTATATTATAGTATAGGTAAATTATATTTAGAAACTAAAAAAAGAAATGAAGCTGTAAAAATGTTTAGGGAAGCTCTAAAAATAGATAATTCGTATAAGCCCGCTAGGGATACTTTAAGGAGATTGTAA
- a CDS encoding bactofilin family protein produces the protein MFSRRNDNTESNSIIGEGSYFKGEFTLNGTLRVDGCYEGEKLEVDNVFVGATGKVKSNIKTVSAVIEGIIIGNIEAKNRVMLMPTSRVLGEIRTPELIIQNGVILEGLCIVSQDPLTNPKETILELYNNGNTDNQN, from the coding sequence ATGTTTTCAAGAAGAAATGATAATACAGAATCTAATTCTATTATAGGCGAAGGTTCATACTTCAAAGGAGAATTTACATTAAACGGAACTTTGAGAGTTGACGGATGTTATGAAGGCGAAAAATTAGAAGTTGATAATGTTTTTGTAGGAGCTACAGGAAAAGTAAAATCAAATATAAAAACTGTCTCAGCTGTTATAGAAGGAATAATTATTGGGAATATAGAGGCTAAAAACAGAGTAATGCTTATGCCTACAAGCAGAGTACTTGGTGAAATAAGAACTCCTGAACTTATAATACAAAACGGAGTTATATTGGAAGGATTATGTATAGTGTCGCAGGATCCTCTTACTAATCCTAAAGAAACCATTTTAGAATTATATAATAATGGTAATACAGATAATCAAAATTAA
- a CDS encoding CheR family methyltransferase yields MNEIKLTETQFNLFKDFVYRESGICFNVINKIILESRIASSMKEKNLEVVEDYYKLISSDKEELKKFLDNITTNLTKFFRNEPNFKLLKNYVLPQIMKYKKTGEQIRIWSAGCSTGEEPYSIAITCLETPGIRAQDIKIFASDLSLNSLVAAKEGRYEEHKVENVPKEYLNKYFDKLSSGEYSIKNDIKKLITFDYHNLRHRGSQANMDVIFCRNVLIYFDNESVKLTVNRFYDILNEHGFLFIGHSESLFGLDTKFKFNNIDNSIVYTKN; encoded by the coding sequence TTGAATGAGATAAAATTAACCGAAACACAATTTAATCTGTTTAAAGATTTTGTATATAGAGAAAGCGGTATATGTTTTAATGTTATCAATAAAATCATTTTAGAATCAAGAATAGCTTCTTCTATGAAAGAAAAAAATTTGGAAGTAGTAGAAGATTATTATAAACTTATTTCTTCTGATAAAGAAGAATTAAAAAAATTTTTAGATAACATTACTACAAATCTTACTAAATTTTTTAGGAATGAGCCGAACTTTAAACTGCTGAAAAATTATGTTCTGCCGCAAATAATGAAATATAAAAAAACAGGAGAACAAATAAGAATTTGGAGTGCAGGCTGTTCTACCGGCGAAGAACCCTACTCCATAGCAATAACTTGTTTGGAAACACCGGGTATAAGAGCACAGGATATAAAAATATTTGCAAGCGATCTTTCCCTTAATTCTTTGGTGGCTGCCAAAGAAGGAAGATATGAGGAACATAAGGTTGAAAATGTTCCAAAAGAGTATTTAAATAAATATTTTGATAAATTATCTTCCGGAGAATACTCAATCAAAAATGATATAAAAAAATTAATAACTTTTGATTATCATAATTTGAGACATAGAGGAAGCCAAGCAAATATGGATGTTATTTTTTGCAGGAATGTTCTTATATATTTTGATAACGAATCTGTTAAGCTTACAGTTAATAGATTTTATGATATACTAAATGAGCATGGATTTTTATTCATAGGACATAGTGAATCATTATTTGGATTAGATACAAAATTTAAATTTAATAATATAGACAATTCCATAGTATATACTAAAAATTAG
- a CDS encoding response regulator, with the protein MSDINTKEADGINEFGKPFKVLIVDDSAFVVKQLQQIFVSEQYNVVGTAENGEEGVLMYKEYKPDLVTMDITMPKMDGITALTKIIEYDKNAKVVMVSALGKEDMVKKALLAGAKNYITKPLDRKKVLERIKMVLAKKQ; encoded by the coding sequence ATGTCTGACATTAATACAAAAGAAGCTGATGGTATAAATGAATTCGGTAAACCATTCAAAGTTTTAATCGTAGATGACTCTGCATTTGTTGTTAAACAATTACAGCAAATCTTTGTATCTGAACAATATAATGTAGTGGGTACTGCAGAAAATGGAGAAGAAGGCGTACTTATGTATAAAGAATACAAGCCAGACTTAGTAACTATGGATATTACAATGCCTAAAATGGATGGTATTACTGCATTGACTAAAATAATAGAGTATGATAAAAATGCTAAAGTTGTTATGGTTAGTGCTTTAGGTAAAGAGGATATGGTAAAAAAAGCACTCTTAGCCGGTGCTAAAAACTATATAACTAAACCTTTAGACAGAAAAAAAGTTCTTGAGCGTATAAAAATGGTTCTTGCAAAAAAACAATAA
- a CDS encoding chemotaxis protein CheX, protein MRLDYIRPFTDASNEILQNYIKDGIKIGDITLKGDFVNASGIIAIVALSKDIVGHFIIDMDIETAKKIVAIMNDREIKDIDKLSLSTIQELVNLIAGLSVTKLETDGYDVDISPPVIMKSKNLEVSISDSEFLHIKLDTSIGDFNILVAVESEKE, encoded by the coding sequence ATGAGACTTGACTATATAAGACCATTTACCGATGCGTCAAATGAAATATTGCAAAATTATATTAAAGACGGAATAAAAATCGGAGATATAACTTTAAAAGGCGATTTTGTAAATGCTTCAGGTATTATAGCCATAGTAGCATTATCAAAAGATATAGTAGGTCATTTTATAATAGATATGGATATAGAAACCGCTAAAAAAATAGTTGCTATAATGAATGACAGAGAAATAAAAGATATTGATAAGCTATCATTATCTACTATACAGGAACTTGTTAATTTAATAGCGGGGCTTTCTGTAACAAAATTAGAAACAGACGGATATGATGTAGATATATCTCCGCCTGTCATTATGAAAAGCAAAAATTTAGAAGTTTCGATAAGTGATTCGGAATTTCTGCATATAAAACTAGATACCTCTATTGGCGATTTTAATATATTAGTTGCCGTAGAATCAGAAAAGGAGTAA
- a CDS encoding cyclic nucleotide-binding protein, with protein sequence MSVNIEENGNLKLSPGSIVFYEGENVKNISIVTKGEIDVYISSKEILGIEDENEVMRYSCRLFSIPKNIMIGIGSYKSNSKYMFSFKAKNDTEIYAVKTPNQEYVKSFFKVNKSYLTSMYHSIAYLILKSYEEYIKIKKINSDIKMISSNLAVIYFNLQQNKSKNIKSEIFKSYKEIYDDSINSGFNFPVSFDVDFIRADHSEIYMHNKNQLIENTEKLEFEIDYARRFLTMPKEIKNQFFTYDENMSLDASHMLYENLKKISSLLKNEIVEAIENILFLSSNEEESLFGEYTKTALDLDKQGKDNEVWVKYIVFMSNIIKDIYNKIKTEYDYDLHIDTEEIDSIIKRISSNSIMPSGENMSMGNEIDSIKVTIGFEELPEEVKNPTKKLIEMSGIDESKAKNFMKSLQAFRKLRDKFSTDDDVRKIRRGVSSVFFEIYKEIAKRAIINGENNKLVKMFLNFGYMDDQLLTPNQIMDIYEIKDKSKTKRINVFYIDEWLQKIYDKEEPPSVNGFGQDYREALRELKKRGTINDKELEDHWESSSKRLEYEVDNMIETTHRLCYGQVSVYFPILHKDMITKDFERALIRRDVMEKSIKDITDIDFSAFYREVLYKNKELNIEKELVMQEVLPNIILMPTFGSRAIMWEELSSRQKNSTGRFLFPIFTSEEIDSLLIPTIGAFRWELCKTMLGPAWNDITQMSITSEYSDYVQFYKKNRGLSDEAKEKLKIQIKKCRNNLREVFVTDYNLWIRYESKGIMRLNRVARGILYRQVPFAKSIRTELEKQPMYTEIANRFKNIRNKKATELENRYFKFTKSGNPLPPELQHHIDFYKNM encoded by the coding sequence ATGAGTGTAAACATTGAAGAAAATGGAAATTTAAAATTAAGCCCCGGAAGTATTGTTTTTTATGAAGGAGAAAATGTAAAAAACATATCAATAGTAACAAAAGGAGAAATAGATGTTTATATTTCTTCAAAAGAGATACTAGGTATAGAAGATGAAAATGAAGTTATGAGATACAGCTGCAGATTATTTTCAATACCCAAAAATATTATGATTGGTATAGGAAGCTACAAATCCAATTCTAAATATATGTTTTCTTTTAAAGCTAAAAATGATACTGAAATATATGCTGTGAAAACACCAAATCAGGAATATGTGAAAAGTTTTTTCAAAGTTAATAAATCATATCTTACAAGCATGTATCATTCTATAGCCTATCTTATATTAAAATCTTATGAAGAATATATTAAAATAAAAAAAATAAATTCTGATATAAAAATGATATCTTCAAATCTTGCTGTTATATATTTTAATTTGCAGCAAAATAAATCAAAAAATATTAAATCAGAAATTTTTAAAAGTTATAAAGAAATTTATGATGATTCCATAAACTCTGGTTTTAATTTCCCTGTTTCTTTTGATGTAGATTTCATAAGAGCAGATCATTCTGAAATATATATGCATAATAAAAATCAGTTAATAGAAAATACAGAAAAATTAGAATTTGAAATTGATTATGCAAGAAGATTTTTAACTATGCCTAAAGAAATTAAAAATCAGTTCTTTACTTATGATGAAAATATGAGTTTAGATGCTTCTCATATGCTTTATGAAAACTTGAAAAAAATATCATCGCTATTAAAAAATGAAATAGTTGAAGCTATAGAAAACATACTATTTTTATCTTCTAATGAAGAAGAATCTTTATTTGGTGAGTATACTAAAACAGCTCTTGATTTAGATAAGCAGGGAAAAGATAATGAAGTATGGGTTAAATATATAGTATTTATGTCAAATATTATAAAAGACATTTATAATAAAATAAAAACTGAATATGATTATGATCTTCACATAGATACTGAAGAAATAGATTCCATAATAAAAAGAATATCATCAAATTCTATAATGCCTTCTGGAGAAAATATGTCTATGGGTAATGAAATTGATAGTATTAAAGTTACTATCGGATTTGAAGAATTACCAGAAGAAGTAAAAAATCCTACTAAAAAATTAATAGAAATGTCTGGAATTGATGAATCTAAAGCTAAAAATTTCATGAAATCTTTGCAGGCATTTAGAAAATTGAGAGATAAATTCAGCACAGATGATGATGTGAGAAAAATAAGAAGAGGAGTTTCAAGCGTATTCTTTGAAATATATAAAGAAATTGCTAAAAGAGCAATAATAAACGGAGAAAACAATAAACTTGTAAAAATGTTTTTAAACTTCGGATATATGGACGATCAGCTGCTTACTCCTAATCAAATAATGGATATTTATGAAATAAAAGATAAGAGCAAAACTAAGAGAATCAATGTATTTTACATAGATGAATGGCTTCAAAAAATTTATGATAAAGAAGAGCCGCCTTCTGTTAATGGATTCGGTCAGGATTATAGAGAGGCTTTAAGAGAATTAAAAAAACGCGGTACTATAAATGATAAGGAATTAGAAGATCATTGGGAAAGTTCTTCTAAAAGACTTGAATATGAAGTTGATAATATGATTGAAACTACTCATAGATTATGTTACGGACAAGTAAGCGTATACTTCCCTATTTTACATAAGGATATGATTACAAAAGATTTTGAAAGAGCATTAATCAGAAGAGATGTTATGGAAAAATCTATTAAGGATATAACCGATATAGATTTCTCAGCATTCTACAGGGAGGTATTATATAAAAACAAAGAATTAAATATAGAAAAAGAATTAGTTATGCAAGAGGTATTGCCTAATATAATACTTATGCCTACATTTGGTTCAAGAGCTATAATGTGGGAAGAACTTTCAAGCAGACAAAAAAATAGTACAGGAAGATTTTTATTCCCAATATTTACTTCTGAAGAAATAGATTCTTTATTAATACCTACTATTGGAGCATTCAGGTGGGAATTATGTAAAACTATGCTTGGACCTGCTTGGAATGATATTACTCAAATGTCTATTACTTCTGAGTACAGTGATTATGTTCAGTTCTATAAGAAAAACAGAGGGCTTTCAGATGAAGCTAAAGAAAAATTAAAAATTCAAATTAAAAAATGCAGAAACAATCTTAGAGAGGTATTCGTAACTGATTATAATTTATGGATAAGGTATGAAAGTAAAGGTATTATGAGACTTAACAGAGTTGCAAGAGGAATATTATACAGACAGGTGCCTTTTGCTAAGAGCATAAGAACAGAACTTGAAAAACAGCCTATGTATACCGAAATAGCTAACAGATTTAAAAACATAAGAAACAAAAAAGCTACTGAATTAGAAAATAGATACTTCAAATTCACAAAATCAGGAAATCCTCTTCCTCCTGAATTGCAGCATCATATAGATTTCTATAAAAATATGTAA
- a CDS encoding Bax inhibitor-1/YccA family protein has protein sequence MANPVLSDKAFNYASSYENENTMTLNGAINKSIILTLVLMLSAMLSVFFVLAKRPEMIYPAAFGSSIAAFVLALIMTFKKELSKVFSILYAILEGIAIGAVSYVFNAAYDGIVVQAVFLTFLDLFIMLVLYRFRIIRVTEKFRSVIMVSTLCIGIVYLVNFIMSFFGARIPFLYGSSPLSIGISIVIVLIASFNLLLDFDFMEKGEEYNMPKYFEWYAAFGLLVTLVWLYLEILKLLAKFRSRD, from the coding sequence ATGGCAAATCCAGTATTATCAGATAAGGCATTTAATTATGCATCAAGTTATGAAAATGAAAATACAATGACTCTTAATGGGGCAATAAACAAGTCAATAATACTAACATTAGTATTAATGCTTTCGGCTATGCTAAGTGTATTCTTTGTTTTGGCAAAAAGACCAGAGATGATTTATCCTGCTGCTTTTGGTTCGTCTATAGCTGCTTTTGTTTTAGCTTTGATAATGACTTTCAAAAAAGAATTGTCTAAAGTTTTTTCTATACTTTATGCTATACTAGAAGGTATTGCTATAGGGGCTGTTTCTTATGTATTTAATGCTGCCTATGATGGTATAGTTGTTCAGGCTGTGTTTCTTACATTCTTAGATTTATTTATAATGTTAGTTCTATACAGATTTAGAATAATAAGAGTAACAGAAAAATTTAGAAGCGTAATTATGGTATCTACTTTATGTATAGGTATTGTATATTTAGTTAATTTTATAATGTCTTTCTTTGGTGCTAGAATACCTTTCTTGTATGGTTCAAGTCCTTTAAGTATTGGAATAAGTATAGTAATAGTTCTTATTGCTTCTTTCAATCTTCTTTTGGATTTTGATTTTATGGAGAAAGGTGAAGAGTATAATATGCCTAAATATTTTGAGTGGTATGCTGCTTTCGGACTTCTTGTTACTTTAGTATGGCTTTATTTAGAAATATTAAAACTTTTAGCTAAGTTTAGAAGCAGAGATTAA
- a CDS encoding cation:dicarboxylate symporter family transporter yields MKKIGLLPRIIIGIIVGILVGMFLPAPIVRIFVTISAIFSLFLNFIIPLMVVTFIGYGIANLTEGAPKLIGITVIISYASTLIAGSIAFFVASNLFPTLLGSATLSNVKLESGLESYFTIPLKPLFDVTSAVIFAFILGIGITLLRPKGQGAELFSIVKDSEEVIQTILKNIIIPILPLHILGTFANLAYAGSIQHIIVIFAKVFVVVIILHLLYITALFIISGAIGKKSPLMLIKNQIPPYFTAIGTQSSAATIPVSLIAAEKNGVSEQIRKFVIPLCATIHLAGSMITLTCCSTAVILILGQNPTYSSILPFILMLGIAMVAAPGAPGGAVMSALPFFYMIGITGEELQGLMIALYLTQDSFGTAANVSGDNAIAVFVDWFYQTRIKKDAA; encoded by the coding sequence ATGAAAAAAATAGGTCTTTTACCTAGAATTATTATAGGTATAATTGTAGGTATATTAGTCGGTATGTTTCTTCCTGCTCCTATAGTTAGAATTTTCGTAACTATAAGTGCAATATTCAGTTTATTTTTAAACTTTATTATACCTTTGATGGTAGTAACATTTATAGGTTATGGTATTGCTAATTTAACAGAAGGAGCCCCTAAATTAATAGGTATTACAGTTATTATATCTTATGCTTCTACATTGATAGCAGGAAGCATAGCATTTTTTGTAGCTTCTAATCTTTTCCCTACACTTTTGGGTTCAGCAACTTTAAGCAATGTAAAATTAGAATCTGGTTTGGAAAGCTATTTTACTATACCTCTTAAACCATTATTTGATGTTACATCAGCTGTAATATTTGCTTTTATATTAGGTATAGGAATTACTTTATTAAGACCTAAAGGACAGGGGGCAGAATTATTTTCTATAGTAAAAGATTCTGAAGAGGTTATACAAACTATATTAAAAAATATCATTATTCCTATACTTCCTCTTCATATTTTGGGAACATTTGCTAATTTGGCTTATGCCGGAAGCATACAGCATATTATAGTAATATTTGCTAAAGTATTTGTTGTTGTTATTATTCTTCATTTGCTTTATATAACAGCTTTATTTATAATTTCTGGTGCTATAGGAAAGAAATCTCCTTTAATGCTTATAAAAAATCAAATACCGCCTTACTTTACAGCTATAGGTACTCAAAGCAGTGCTGCCACTATACCTGTTAGCTTAATAGCAGCTGAGAAAAACGGAGTATCAGAACAAATAAGAAAATTTGTAATACCTCTTTGTGCTACTATACACTTGGCAGGTTCTATGATTACATTAACTTGCTGTTCTACTGCTGTTATATTAATTTTAGGACAAAATCCTACATACAGTTCAATACTTCCTTTCATACTTATGTTAGGTATAGCTATGGTTGCAGCTCCTGGTGCTCCGGGAGGTGCTGTTATGAGTGCTTTGCCTTTCTTCTATATGATTGGAATAACAGGAGAAGAATTACAGGGGTTAATGATAGCATTATATTTAACTCAGGATTCATTCGGTACTGCTGCTAATGTATCTGGTGATAATGCTATAGCAGTATTTGTTGATTGGTTCTATCAAACTAGAATAAAAAAAGATGCAGCTTGA
- the ispF gene encoding 2-C-methyl-D-erythritol 2,4-cyclodiphosphate synthase — translation MRIGYGYDSHVFSDNRKLILSGIEIPYELGLKGHSDADAVIHALIDSILGALALGDIGSHFPDNDEQYKDISSIVLLEKTVSIMHEKNYEISNTDITIILEKPKLRKYIDTMRENLSKILKTDIENVSIKAKTNEKMDSIGRGEGIAVHCVSLLKKTK, via the coding sequence ATGAGAATAGGCTATGGATACGATTCACATGTATTTTCTGATAATCGTAAATTGATATTGTCAGGTATAGAAATTCCTTATGAATTAGGATTAAAAGGTCATTCAGATGCCGATGCAGTTATTCATGCTTTAATAGACTCTATACTAGGTGCTTTAGCATTGGGAGATATAGGAAGTCATTTTCCTGATAATGATGAACAATATAAAGATATTTCTTCTATAGTTCTATTAGAAAAAACAGTTTCAATTATGCATGAAAAAAATTATGAAATATCAAATACTGATATCACAATTATATTAGAAAAACCAAAATTAAGAAAATATATAGACACTATGAGAGAAAATCTATCCAAAATTCTAAAAACTGATATAGAAAATGTTTCAATAAAAGCTAAAACTAATGAAAAAATGGATTCTATAGGCAGAGGAGAAGGCATAGCAGTTCATTGTGTATCTTTACTTAAAAAAACAAAATAA
- a CDS encoding squalene/phytoene synthase family protein codes for MATKINTKYLLDLVSRSFALTIPLLDKNKKNKVEVQYLLARIIDTIEDSSHTAEDKETLITAFINILKTENIDNLENFKNVVIEHSINENDKVLIENIDVVLKSFFTFKQEIKNMSISYLREMGYGMIYYQDHVISTFEDLDDYCYYVAGTVGLYLTELTKILDNLELDREKAKSLGRFLQKVNIIKDAKLDYGEKRVFWPLSLFENENPAPYFEDGAYMDKSMEILVKMIESAMSEFRNSIEYIMTIEKKAIGYRHFCLVATLMGYETIKLMKSNYNIFMGETVKIPRKNTLEIAAKVKADFYTNKRLEDLLEKAFAKESVQSESESTVNNNE; via the coding sequence ATGGCAACAAAAATTAATACGAAATATTTACTAGATTTAGTTTCAAGAAGTTTTGCTTTGACTATACCGCTTTTGGATAAGAATAAAAAAAATAAGGTTGAAGTTCAATATTTACTTGCCAGAATAATAGATACTATTGAAGATTCTAGTCATACTGCTGAAGATAAAGAAACATTAATAACTGCTTTTATAAATATATTAAAAACGGAAAATATTGATAATTTAGAAAATTTTAAAAATGTAGTTATAGAACATTCTATAAATGAAAACGATAAAGTTTTAATAGAAAATATAGATGTAGTTCTTAAATCATTTTTTACTTTTAAACAAGAAATAAAAAATATGTCTATTTCATATTTGAGAGAAATGGGCTATGGTATGATTTATTATCAGGATCATGTTATATCAACATTTGAGGATTTAGATGATTATTGTTATTATGTTGCCGGTACTGTAGGACTTTATCTTACCGAGCTTACAAAGATATTGGATAATTTAGAATTAGACAGAGAGAAAGCTAAGAGTTTGGGAAGATTTTTACAGAAAGTTAATATTATTAAGGATGCCAAATTAGATTATGGAGAGAAAAGAGTTTTTTGGCCTTTAAGTTTATTTGAGAATGAGAATCCGGCTCCTTATTTTGAAGATGGAGCTTATATGGATAAATCTATGGAAATTTTAGTAAAAATGATAGAATCTGCTATGAGTGAGTTTAGGAATTCTATAGAATATATTATGACAATAGAAAAAAAAGCTATAGGTTATAGACATTTCTGTTTGGTAGCAACATTAATGGGATATGAAACTATAAAACTTATGAAAAGCAATTATAATATATTTATGGGTGAAACAGTGAAGATACCTAGAAAAAATACATTAGAAATAGCTGCAAAAGTTAAAGCTGATTTTTATACTAATAAGAGATTGGAAGATTTATTAGAAAAAGCATTCGCAAAAGAATCAGTACAAAGCGAATCTGAAAGTACAGTAAATAATAATGAATAA